A single window of Debaryomyces hansenii CBS767 chromosome F complete sequence DNA harbors:
- a CDS encoding DEHA2F25256p (some similarities with uniprot|P53394 Saccharomyces cerevisiae YPR003C Hypothetical ORF), whose product MHRPDNSSSRTHVSPSRSNTRSDPNMRRATSQSPSIRHISQRKVNTSERKPLLDRANSDMVDYQAAGNIPPSRSLLSSDIYRDDVESIVYNNAASDASCNEGHKRSSLTHAVTNEDMQSTRSEYLMGMNLNRENLSWKVVLPYYLPFLSWIHHYCPSFFVGDLVAGLSLVFFQLPLSLSYATSLAHVPVICGLYSLAISPLVYMVFGSVPQMIVGPEAAISLIVGQAVEPLLHHYKKKHSEKLDPVELVVAITFISGASLLGFGLGRFGFLDNVLSASLLKGFISGVGIVMAINSTIVMLGLTELLQEITEDPTKMDIHSPFDKMRFLFQHYKQFHILTFKISIIAFIVILLCRVFKNFMSKKNSNLSKKCVYLPEILFVVIVSTSLCAVNRWDEKGIEIIGKVTDISSSQILHNPVAVERWYLIKKLSTPGFLCAMLGFFESTTASKSLGSRYDLPISSNRELVALGAMNILVSIFGGLPAFGGYGRSKINAISAKTTMSGAIMGLCTIFTISYLLDALYYVPKCILSAITAVIGISLIDEAPHELWFHWKSKGYNELITFFITVMTTLFFSMEAGIAVGLVYSLIRVIKHSASSRIQILGRISGSDTFVNADVSHIPPNIGLLSDDVKHSHLPLNMFTDNNFTHLNLKVIEEIEGCLIVKIPEPLTFTNTSDLRGRLKRVEMYGSTKAHPAQRRTRDVTMTKYVIFDLNGMTGLDSSAAQILKELIKRYTNRNIYSFFVRVNDEEKLRYRLENTGITKLLAEVLESIKNNDDQNTFMFNKIKDNRKVSGLQRENSDILHPDMDEHMDIYNLTENSHTPYFEHISDVLKVIDYYEINDQLQSRNEFLDVDQAERRSSLPSVDIA is encoded by the coding sequence ATGCATCGGCCCGATAACTCATCGTCTAGGACGCATGTGTCACCATCAAGATCAAACACTAGAAGTGACCCCAATATGAGACGAGCAACTAGTCAGTCCCCTAGTATAAGGCACATTTCACAGAGAAAAGTAAATACCCTGGAGAGAAAACCACTTTTAGATAGAGCAAATTCGGATATGGTGGATTACCAGGCTGCTGGAAACATACCACCGAGTAGGAGTTTGCTTCTGTCGGATATATATCGCGATGATGTGGAGTCTatagtatataataatgctGCTTCTGATGCAAGTTGCAATGAAGGTCATAAGAGGTCATCATTGACCCACGCTGTAACGAATGAGGACATGCAGAGTACAAGAAGTGAATACTTGATGGGAATGAACCTTAATCGGGAGAATTTGAGTTGGAAGGTGGTTTTGCCATACTATCTACCATTTTTGTCGTGGATCCATCATTATTGTCCGTCCTTCTTCGTGGGGGATTTGGTAGCTGGTCTTTCGTTGGTATTCTTTCAGTTGCCATTGTCGCTTTCGTACGCAACGTCATTGGCGCATGTTCCTGTTATATGTGGATTATACTCGCTTGCAATATCGCCGTTGGTGTACATGGTGTTTGGAAGTGTGCCGCAAATGATCGTGGGTCCAGAAGCAGCTATTCTGTTAATCGTGGGACAAGCAGTAGAACCCTTGTTGCATCATTATAAGAAAAAGCATTCAGAAAAATTGGACCCCGTTGAATTAGTGGTTGCCATTACATTCATTAGTGGTGCCAGTCTTCTAGGGTTTGGGTTAGGAAGATTCGGATTTTTGGACAATGTTTTGAGTGCTTCCTTACTAAAGGGGTTTATCAGTGGAGTTGGTATTGTTATGGCAATTAACTCGACGATTGTTATGTTGGGGTTAACTGAATTACTACAAGAAATCACCGAGGATCCAACCAAGATGGATATTCACTCCccatttgataaaatgcGGTTCttatttcaacattatAAGCAGTTTCACATATTGACCTTCAAGATTAGTATTATAGCATTTATTGTGATCTTGTTGTGCCGTGTATTCAAAAACTTTATgtcaaagaaaaattcaaatctcCTGAAAAAATGTGTATACCTTCCAGAGATTTTATTTGTTGTTATTGTGTCGACTAGCTTATGTGCTGTGAATCGGTGGGATGAAaaaggaattgaaatcaTAGGAAAAGTTACTGACATTTCTTCATCTCAAATCTTGCATAACCCTGTTGCGGTCGAAAGGTGGTATCTTATCAAAAAACTTAGTACTCCGGGATTTCTCTGTGCAATGCTAGGTTTCTTCGAATCAACTACTGCGCTGAAATCTTTGGGCTCGAGATACGATTTACCTATATCCTCCAATAGAGAATTGGTGGCCTTAGGTGCGATGAATATCTTGGTATCGATATTTGGAGGTTTGCCAGCATTTGGGGGATATGGAAGATCAAAAATTAACGCAATTTCCGCTAAAACCACTATGCTGGGTGCTATAATGGGTCTTTGTACTATATTTACAATCTCATATCTCCTAGATGCATTGTATTATGTTCCAAAATGTATTTTAAGTGCTATAACAGCGGTAATTGGTATTCTGTTAATAGATGAAGCACCTCATGAATTGTGGTTTCATTGGAAAAGTAAAGGTTACAATGAGTTGATCACATTTTTCATTACTGTTATGACTACGTTATTCTTTTCGATGGAAGCAGGTATAGCTGTTGGATTAGTATACCTGTTGATTAGAGTGATAAAGCATTCGGCCCTGTCGAGAATTCAAATCCTTGGACGAATTTCTGGATCCGATACTTTTGTAAATGCTGATGTATCACATATACCACCCAATATTGGCCTATTATCCGATGATGTTAAACACTCTCACCTTCCGTTGAATATGTTCACcgataataattttactcatttaaatttaaaggTGATAGAAGAAATCGAGGGGTGTCTTATAGTGAAAATCCCTGAACCGTTGACGTTTACAAACACCAGTGATTTAAGAGGCCGTCTCAAACGTGTTGAGATGTATGGCTCAACAAAAGCGCACCCAGCTCAGAGAAGAACAAGAGATGTCACCATGACAAAATATGTTATCTTCGACCTTAATGGCATGACAGGACTTGACTCATCGGCGGCTCAGATTTTAAAAGAGTTAATCAAGCGTTATACAAacagaaatatttattcatttttcGTCAGAGTCAATGACGAAGAGAAGTTAAGATACAGACTCGAGAATACTGGTATTACTAAGTTATTGGCTGAGGTTTTAGAGtcaatcaaaaataatgatgatcAGAATACCTTCATgttcaataaaattaaagataatAGAAAAGTATCTGGACTTCAGCGTGAAAACTCCGATATATTGCACCCTGATATGGATGAACATATGGATATTTATAATCTCACTGAAAATTCACATACTCCATACTTTGAGCATATAAGTGACGTTTTAAAAGTAATCGATTACTACGAAATTAACGACCAGTTACAATCAAGAAACGAATTCTTGGATGTTGACCAGGCTGAGAGAAGATCAAGTTTACCGTCCGTCGATATAGCTTGA
- a CDS encoding DEHA2F25278p (similar to uniprot|Q12480 Saccharomyces cerevisiae YPR004C Hypothetical ORF): MLRNSISRRFFSSTRVSLDTLAFIESTGSKISPASLSAVSAATQIGKPITALLAGTDGNAIASDVAKIPSISKIVVSKSSKYDHYLAEELSPLIKEVLESSDYTHFIIPASAVGKSVLPRVGALMDIQPVSDILKVESENTFVRPIYAGNALATVKSNEKIVLASVRASAFPPVELSGDGSTPIEEYTQSSESNSRTEFVKEDLVTSERPELGSATRVVSGGRGLKNKETFEKLIEPLASKLNAAVGASRVAVDSGFCDNSLQVGQTGKIVAPELYIAVGISGAIQHLAGMKDAKTIVAINKDPEAPIFNIADIGLVADINEAVPELTEKL, from the coding sequence ATGTTACGCAATTCAATTAGTAGAAGATTCTTTTCAAGCACCAGGGTCTCGTTGGATACACTTGCTTTCATTGAGTCTACCGGCTCCAAAATCTCACCAGCTTCGCTTTCAGCCGTGAGTGCTGCTACGCAAATAGGCAAGCCAATCACGGCATTATTAGCTGGTACTGACGGTAATGCTATTGCGTCGGATGTGGCTAAGATTCCTAGTATTTCGAAGATCGTGGTATCAAAAAGTAGTAAGTACGACCATTATTTGGCGGAGGAATTGTCCCCATTAATCAAGGAAGTATTGGAATCTTCCGATTACACGCATTTCATCATTCCAGCGTCAGCGGTTGGAAAATCTGTTTTACCAAGAGTTGGTGCGTTGATGGATATCCAGCCAGTTTCTGATATCCTTAAAGTTGAGTCAGAAAATACATTTGTTAGACCAATTTACGCTGGTAATGCGTTGGCGACCGTTAAGTCCAACGAGAAGATCGTTCTTGCGTCTGTTAGAGCATCCGCATTTCCGCCAGTTGAGTTGAGCGGCGATGGTTCCACTCCAATCGAAGAGTATACCCAATCCAGCGAATCCAATAGTAGAACTGAGTTCGTCAAGGAAGACTTGGTCACTTCCGAAAGGCCAGAATTGGGCTCTGCTACCAGAGTCGTTTCCGGTGGTCGTGGGTTGAAGAATAAGGAAACctttgaaaagttgattGAGCCATTGGCATCGAAATTGAATGCTGCTGTTGGTGCCTCCAGAGTCGCAGTGGATTCTGGGTTCTGTGACAATTCATTACAAGTCGGTCAAACTGGTAAGATCGTGGCACCAGAATTATACATTGCTGTTGGTATCTCTGGTGCAATCCAACATTTAGCCGGTATGAAGGACGCTAAGACCATTGTTGCCATCAATAAGGACCCTGAAGCTccaatcttcaatatcgCAGATATTGGATTAGTCGCAGATATCAATGAAGCAGTTCCAGAAttaactgaaaaattatag